From the genome of Denticeps clupeoides chromosome 4, fDenClu1.1, whole genome shotgun sequence, one region includes:
- the pfn2a gene encoding profilin 2a isoform X1 has product MSWQSYVDNLMADGSCQDTAIVGYTDAKYVWAAHEGGTFNNITPDEIDVIVGKDREGFFTSGLTLGKKKCSVIRDSLLVEGDWTMDIRTKSQGGEPTYNVSVGRAGKVLVLVMGKEGVHGGGLNKKAYTMAKYLRDSGF; this is encoded by the exons ATGTCTTGGCAAAGCTACGTGGATAACCTGATGGCCGATGGCAGCTGCCAGGACACCGCCATTGTTGGGTACACGGACGCCAAATATGTCTGGGCAGCACATGAAGGTGGCACGTTTAACAATATAACG CCTGACGAAATAGATGTTATAGTCGGAAAAGACAGGGAGGGATTCTTTACCAGCGGGCTGACCTTAGGCAAAAAGAAGTGCTCTGTCATCAGAGACAGTCTTCTAGTCGAGGGCGACTGGACGATGGACATCAGGACAAAGAGTCAAGGAGGAGAGCCAACATACAACGTTTCTGTAGGCAGAGCTGGCAAAG tCTTGGTTCTTGTTATGGGAAAAGAAGGGGTCCACGGAGGCGGATTGAATAAGAAGGCATACACAATGGCGAAATACTTGAGGGATTCTGGGTTCTAA
- the pfn2a gene encoding profilin 2a isoform X2 has protein sequence MSWQSYVDNLMADGSCQDTAIVGYTDAKYVWAAHEGGTFNNITPDEIDVIVGKDREGFFTSGLTLGKKKCSVIRDSLLVEGDWTMDIRTKSQGGEPTYNVSVGRAGKALVVVMGKEGVHGGQLNKKAFSMAEYLRKSGY, from the exons ATGTCTTGGCAAAGCTACGTGGATAACCTGATGGCCGATGGCAGCTGCCAGGACACCGCCATTGTTGGGTACACGGACGCCAAATATGTCTGGGCAGCACATGAAGGTGGCACGTTTAACAATATAACG CCTGACGAAATAGATGTTATAGTCGGAAAAGACAGGGAGGGATTCTTTACCAGCGGGCTGACCTTAGGCAAAAAGAAGTGCTCTGTCATCAGAGACAGTCTTCTAGTCGAGGGCGACTGGACGATGGACATCAGGACAAAGAGTCAAGGAGGAGAGCCAACATACAACGTTTCTGTAGGCAGAGCTGGCAAAG CATTGGTTGTAGTCATGGGAAAGGAAGGTGTTCACGGAGGGCAGCTCAACAAGAAAGCTTTTTCCATGGCTGAGTACCTGAGGAAATCTGGATACTAA